The Cohnella abietis genome has a segment encoding these proteins:
- a CDS encoding ABC transporter substrate-binding protein, with the protein MKKSFRSWSMATLLLAGIVTVTACGKNANENSSPSQEASKKPTASQAAVSEKLYIPIICKGFQHQFWQSVKIGAEKAASEFGAEISFEGPETEEQVDKQLEMLQAALGKKPSAIGFAALDSKASIPLLQQAKDKNIPIIAFDSGVDSDIPVTTASTDNKKAAALAADKMAELIGGKGEIAMVVHDQTSRTGVDRRDGFKEQIESKYPEIKIVDLQYSGDPLKATDLTKAILQSHPNLKGIFGSNEGAAIGVANGVKESNKTGKIIAIGFDSGKAQLDAIRGGVLSGSITQNPIGIGYETVKAAVAAIKGEKVEKNVDTGFFWYDKNNIDSEEIKAVIYE; encoded by the coding sequence ATGAAAAAGAGCTTTAGAAGTTGGTCTATGGCCACATTATTGTTGGCTGGAATCGTAACTGTTACTGCTTGTGGAAAAAATGCAAACGAGAACAGCAGCCCATCTCAAGAAGCAAGTAAGAAGCCAACTGCTTCGCAAGCTGCAGTGTCAGAGAAGCTGTACATTCCGATTATTTGTAAGGGCTTCCAGCATCAATTCTGGCAATCGGTTAAGATTGGGGCTGAGAAAGCAGCTTCGGAATTCGGTGCAGAAATTTCATTCGAAGGACCGGAAACAGAAGAGCAAGTCGATAAGCAATTAGAAATGTTACAGGCTGCACTAGGTAAGAAGCCTTCAGCAATCGGCTTCGCGGCTCTAGACAGCAAAGCTTCTATTCCGCTTCTGCAGCAAGCGAAAGATAAAAATATTCCGATTATCGCATTCGACTCCGGTGTGGACAGCGACATTCCAGTGACAACAGCTTCAACGGACAACAAAAAAGCTGCAGCTCTAGCAGCTGACAAGATGGCCGAATTAATTGGTGGCAAAGGCGAAATCGCCATGGTCGTCCATGACCAAACGAGCCGCACAGGTGTAGACCGTAGAGATGGATTCAAAGAGCAAATCGAATCGAAGTATCCCGAAATTAAGATTGTCGATCTTCAGTATAGCGGCGACCCGTTGAAGGCAACGGATCTTACGAAAGCCATCCTCCAGTCGCACCCGAACCTCAAAGGGATCTTCGGATCCAATGAAGGCGCGGCGATCGGCGTAGCTAACGGCGTCAAGGAATCCAATAAGACCGGTAAAATAATTGCTATCGGATTCGACTCCGGTAAAGCGCAACTAGATGCGATTCGTGGAGGCGTTCTCTCCGGTTCGATCACGCAGAACCCGATCGGCATTGGTTATGAAACTGTTAAAGCTGCTGTAGCCGCAATCAAAGGCGAAAAGGTAGAAAAGAATGTTGACACCGGCTTCTTCTGGTATGACAAAAACAATATCGATAGCGAAGAAATCAAAGCTGTTATTTACGAATAA